A genomic region of Janthinobacterium lividum contains the following coding sequences:
- the gspD gene encoding type II secretion system secretin GspD — translation MKKPSVSPNKSTFSLRRLSAAALLCCSVAGMPAPVWAAPGDEAALNFVGADIESVIKAVGHYTNINFVIDPRVKGTITLVSEKSISKTQAFALLASALRLQGYAVVSGDGYAKVVPEADAKLQSVPTQVGNGASQVKGDQIATQVFYLNYESSANLLAVLRPLISPNNTINANPGNNSLVITDYADNLKRLAKIIAALDVPASTDLDVIPVRYAIASDLASMVNKLMEGGNAGGAAGADAGKVSVLADPRTNSLVLRAPSAARANLAKSLISKLDQPTTQLGNVHVVYLKNADATKLAQTLRSVVTSDGTAASAQQPTSNSLNTNNQNNQGSGMNSTGLGGNTQSGTSGGASLSNGPQQLSSGGAAGFIQADASTNTLILTCNEAVYRNLRAVIDQLDVRRAQVYIEALIVEVTSAKASEFGVQWLGLSGDSNSSYRVGALQSFAGGTDNNIAKLALGGGKVLPTGGLTLGIFKQINGALGLGAVAHALESDGNANILSTPNLITLDNELATIKVGQNVPILTGQYTSTAGTNTNPFQTIDRKEVGLTLKVRPQISEGGTIKLGIYHETSSVDKSTSTAVSGITINNRVIENNVLADDGQIIVLGGLIEDSTGDNAEKVRGLGDIPLIGNLFKYQTRERKKTNLMIFLRPVIVRNKEQSGSLAADRYDYMRSAETAAVPASGNLMLKDLGTPVLPALQDGQPVGGNMVTRPVPPAPTPPPGAPANAATPPQSLLQQYQQQPQQLPQPQK, via the coding sequence ATGAAAAAACCATCCGTGAGCCCAAATAAATCCACCTTCTCGCTGCGCCGCCTGTCGGCCGCCGCCTTGCTGTGCTGTTCCGTGGCCGGCATGCCGGCGCCCGTCTGGGCCGCGCCCGGCGACGAAGCGGCGCTCAATTTTGTCGGCGCCGACATCGAGTCCGTGATCAAGGCGGTGGGCCATTACACCAACATCAATTTCGTCATCGACCCGCGCGTCAAGGGCACGATCACGCTGGTGTCGGAAAAATCCATCAGCAAGACGCAGGCCTTCGCCCTGCTGGCATCGGCCTTGCGCCTGCAAGGCTATGCGGTGGTCTCCGGCGACGGCTATGCGAAAGTGGTGCCGGAAGCGGACGCCAAGCTGCAATCCGTGCCGACCCAGGTGGGCAACGGCGCCAGCCAGGTGAAGGGCGACCAGATCGCCACCCAGGTGTTTTACCTGAACTATGAATCGTCGGCCAACCTGCTGGCCGTGCTGCGCCCTTTGATTTCGCCGAACAACACGATCAACGCCAACCCGGGCAACAACTCGCTGGTGATCACCGATTACGCGGATAACCTCAAGCGCCTGGCGAAGATCATCGCCGCGCTCGACGTGCCCGCCTCGACGGACCTGGACGTGATCCCCGTGCGCTATGCCATCGCGTCCGACCTGGCCTCGATGGTGAACAAACTGATGGAAGGCGGGAATGCGGGCGGCGCTGCAGGGGCCGATGCGGGCAAGGTCTCCGTGCTGGCCGATCCGCGCACCAATTCGCTGGTGCTGCGCGCACCGTCGGCGGCGCGCGCCAACCTGGCCAAGTCGCTGATCTCGAAGCTGGACCAGCCCACCACGCAGCTGGGCAATGTGCACGTGGTGTACCTCAAAAATGCGGACGCCACCAAGCTGGCGCAAACCCTGCGCTCGGTCGTGACGTCGGACGGCACGGCCGCCTCGGCGCAGCAGCCGACCAGCAACAGCCTGAATACGAATAACCAGAATAACCAGGGCAGCGGCATGAACAGCACTGGCCTGGGCGGCAATACGCAAAGCGGCACCTCGGGCGGCGCTTCGCTGAGCAACGGACCGCAGCAGCTGTCGTCGGGCGGCGCGGCCGGCTTCATCCAGGCCGACGCTTCCACCAACACCCTGATCCTGACCTGCAACGAGGCTGTCTACCGCAACCTGCGCGCCGTGATCGACCAGCTCGACGTGCGCCGCGCCCAGGTCTACATCGAGGCGCTGATCGTCGAAGTGACGTCGGCCAAGGCCTCCGAATTCGGCGTGCAGTGGCTGGGGCTTTCCGGCGACAGCAACAGCAGCTACCGCGTGGGCGCGCTGCAGTCGTTCGCCGGCGGCACCGACAACAATATCGCCAAGCTGGCGCTGGGCGGCGGCAAGGTGCTGCCGACGGGCGGCCTGACGCTGGGCATCTTCAAGCAGATCAACGGCGCGCTGGGCCTGGGCGCCGTTGCGCATGCGCTGGAATCGGACGGCAACGCGAATATTCTGTCGACGCCGAACCTGATCACCCTGGACAACGAGCTGGCCACCATCAAGGTGGGCCAGAACGTGCCTATCCTGACGGGCCAGTACACGAGCACGGCCGGCACCAACACGAATCCGTTCCAGACCATCGACCGCAAGGAAGTGGGCCTGACCCTGAAGGTGCGTCCGCAGATTTCCGAAGGCGGCACCATCAAGCTGGGCATCTATCACGAAACGTCGAGCGTGGACAAATCCACGTCGACGGCCGTCAGCGGCATCACCATCAACAACCGCGTGATCGAAAACAATGTGCTGGCCGACGATGGCCAGATCATCGTGCTCGGCGGCCTGATCGAGGACAGCACGGGCGACAATGCGGAAAAAGTGCGCGGCCTGGGCGACATTCCCCTGATCGGCAACCTGTTCAAGTACCAGACGCGCGAGCGCAAGAAAACCAATCTGATGATCTTCCTGCGCCCTGTCATCGTGCGCAACAAGGAGCAGAGCGGCAGCCTGGCGGCCGACCGCTACGACTACATGCGTTCGGCCGAGACGGCCGCCGTGCCGGCTTCAGGCAATTTGATGCTGAAAGACCTGGGCACGCCTGTGCTGCCGGCCTTGCAGGATGGCCAGCCGGTGGGCGGCAACATGGTGACGCGTCCCGTGCCGCCAGCGCCGACGCCGCCGCCAGGCGCGCCGGCCAACGCGGCCACACCGCCGCAGTCGCTGCTGCAGCAATACCAGCAGCAGCCGCAACAGCTGCCGCAGCCGCAGAAGTGA
- a CDS encoding outer membrane protein produces MFPSFRFPAALLALATIAPLHAVAAEPAPGPFYAGASYGFRASSGLDCIAGQSDCDKSSKRNGKAYLGYSFDALPFQGGVALPSIELVGYMGGEVKSGFDTDAGKRAGRGKFTGLGMQGVLGYQFDAFTLSGRAGAAYTQGKVDYLGGGSDKKSKIGLTYGIGAAYALNKNWSLHLDWDRVPVKYNSKQTTKVDMFSLGASYRF; encoded by the coding sequence ATGTTCCCATCTTTCCGTTTCCCCGCAGCGCTGCTGGCGCTGGCCACCATCGCCCCCCTGCATGCCGTCGCAGCTGAACCGGCACCGGGTCCGTTCTATGCGGGCGCCAGCTATGGCTTTCGCGCCAGTAGCGGCCTCGATTGCATCGCCGGACAAAGCGATTGCGACAAAAGCAGCAAGCGCAATGGCAAGGCCTACCTGGGTTACAGTTTCGACGCGCTGCCGTTTCAGGGCGGCGTGGCCCTGCCTTCGATTGAGCTGGTGGGGTACATGGGCGGCGAGGTCAAGTCCGGCTTCGACACGGACGCGGGCAAGCGCGCTGGCCGCGGCAAGTTCACGGGCCTCGGCATGCAGGGCGTGCTCGGTTACCAGTTTGACGCGTTTACATTGAGTGGCCGCGCCGGCGCGGCATACACGCAGGGCAAGGTCGATTATCTGGGCGGCGGTTCGGACAAGAAGAGCAAGATCGGCTTGACCTACGGCATCGGCGCGGCGTATGCGCTGAACAAGAATTGGTCGCTGCACCTCGATTGGGACCGCGTGCCCGTCAAGTACAACAGCAAGCAAACGACCAAGGTCGACATGTTTTCGCTGGGCGCGTCCTACCGTTTCTAA
- a CDS encoding patatin-like phospholipase family protein: protein MFSIRAVLAGCVAALCALPAAAAADVPAATTSTSAATLAVPATVAARPRIALVLSGGGARGLAHIGVLKVLQELHVPIDMVVGTSMGGVVGGAYAAGASVADLEKMARETNWARVVADRPPRDELAFRRREEDLLLPSRIEFGVSRNGISTPPAAASNAALEMALNRLLPAGMRDRPASQLPLPFRSVASDLVNGELVELVDTPLFLSMRASLAVPGVFAPVRVNNRLVVDGGLVRNLPVDMARAMGADIIIAVNVGTPLAPEKDLGSAIGVAQQMLQILTEQNVQRSLKELQAQDILVAPDLTGVSFLDFENYARAMRAGEQAAQALAARLAPLALPPEQYAAREQLRLAAPALLDVALPLTRLAVESEGDINPRILQAQSGLVEGQAVTQEDVLKAAARLYGRGDVARVETDVVDSGDQRAVTIKAVEAPWASNRLRVGLELASDFRDSNNFALKLLHARSNLNSWGGELRSTAQIGNARGYGVQFWQPLGAGNPWYIAPQLQYTSSAIDLFDNGRRSARLAYNGQTAALVLGRQFGTWGDLQFGVARTEVKGKLAIPADPTQPESRALGTTQFVRFRADTLDSPGFPTRGVLLEATWARDTTTGAGEAALGQSSITGLKAFGRGNWAGHVYGEWARSQRDEAPLNLGGFLRLSGTEFDSVRGRSIAFARFVMARRIGSLPSTLGGAVRAGFSLEMGGGFDQSERWKASKFTQASSAFISVDTRFGPVYVASGASKGGESTFYLFLGPVW from the coding sequence ATGTTCTCGATCCGTGCCGTCCTGGCGGGCTGCGTGGCGGCGCTATGCGCCTTGCCGGCGGCTGCCGCAGCCGACGTCCCCGCCGCCACTACCTCTACCTCCGCTGCCACCCTGGCCGTGCCCGCGACCGTAGCGGCGCGCCCGCGCATCGCCCTGGTGCTGTCGGGCGGCGGCGCGCGCGGCCTGGCGCATATCGGCGTATTGAAAGTGCTGCAGGAGCTGCATGTGCCGATCGACATGGTGGTTGGCACCAGCATGGGCGGCGTGGTGGGCGGCGCGTATGCGGCCGGCGCTTCCGTGGCGGATCTGGAAAAGATGGCGCGCGAGACCAACTGGGCGCGCGTGGTGGCCGACCGGCCGCCGCGCGACGAACTGGCGTTCCGCCGCCGCGAGGAAGATTTGCTGCTGCCGTCGCGCATCGAATTTGGCGTGAGCCGCAACGGCATTTCCACGCCGCCGGCCGCGGCCAGCAATGCGGCACTGGAGATGGCCTTGAACCGGCTGTTGCCGGCCGGCATGCGCGACCGCCCCGCCAGCCAGTTGCCGCTGCCTTTCCGCTCTGTTGCGTCGGACCTGGTCAATGGCGAGCTGGTGGAACTGGTCGACACGCCCCTGTTCCTGTCGATGCGCGCCTCGCTGGCCGTGCCGGGCGTGTTTGCGCCCGTGCGCGTGAACAACCGGCTGGTGGTCGATGGGGGCCTGGTGCGCAACCTGCCCGTCGACATGGCGCGCGCCATGGGCGCCGACATTATCATTGCCGTCAACGTGGGCACGCCGCTGGCGCCGGAAAAAGACCTGGGCAGCGCCATCGGCGTGGCGCAGCAGATGCTGCAGATCCTCACGGAGCAGAATGTGCAGCGTTCGCTCAAGGAATTGCAGGCGCAGGATATCCTGGTGGCGCCCGATTTGACGGGCGTCAGCTTCCTCGACTTTGAAAACTATGCGCGCGCCATGCGCGCCGGCGAGCAGGCGGCGCAGGCCTTGGCCGCCCGCCTGGCGCCGCTGGCCCTGCCGCCGGAACAGTATGCGGCGCGCGAGCAACTGCGCCTGGCCGCGCCGGCCTTGCTGGACGTGGCCCTGCCGCTCACGCGCCTGGCCGTGGAGAGCGAAGGCGATATCAATCCGCGCATCCTGCAGGCGCAATCGGGGCTGGTGGAAGGGCAGGCCGTCACCCAGGAAGATGTGCTCAAGGCGGCGGCCAGGCTGTATGGCCGGGGCGACGTGGCGCGCGTGGAGACGGACGTGGTCGATTCCGGCGACCAGCGCGCCGTCACCATCAAGGCGGTCGAAGCGCCGTGGGCCAGCAACCGCCTGCGCGTGGGCCTGGAACTGGCCAGCGATTTCAGGGACAGCAATAATTTCGCCCTGAAGCTGCTGCATGCGCGCTCAAACTTGAACAGCTGGGGCGGCGAGTTGCGCAGCACGGCGCAGATCGGCAATGCGCGCGGCTATGGCGTGCAGTTCTGGCAGCCGCTGGGGGCCGGCAACCCGTGGTATATCGCGCCGCAGTTGCAATACACTTCGTCGGCGATAGATTTGTTCGACAATGGCCGGCGCAGCGCCCGCCTGGCCTATAACGGCCAGACAGCTGCACTGGTGCTGGGACGCCAGTTCGGTACCTGGGGCGATCTGCAGTTCGGCGTCGCTCGTACGGAAGTCAAGGGCAAGCTGGCGATTCCGGCCGACCCTACGCAGCCGGAGTCGCGCGCGCTGGGCACCACGCAGTTCGTGCGATTCCGCGCCGATACGCTCGATTCGCCGGGCTTTCCCACGCGCGGCGTCCTGCTTGAGGCCACCTGGGCGCGCGATACGACCACGGGGGCGGGCGAGGCGGCCCTGGGCCAATCGTCCATCACGGGGTTGAAGGCCTTTGGCCGCGGCAACTGGGCCGGTCACGTGTATGGCGAATGGGCGCGCTCACAGCGTGACGAAGCGCCGCTCAATCTCGGTGGTTTCCTGCGCTTGTCCGGCACGGAATTTGACTCGGTGAGAGGACGCAGTATCGCCTTCGCGCGCTTCGTGATGGCGCGCCGCATCGGTTCCCTGCCCAGCACCCTGGGCGGTGCCGTGCGGGCCGGCTTTTCGCTGGAAATGGGCGGCGGCTTCGATCAGAGCGAGCGCTGGAAAGCCAGCAAGTTCACGCAGGCCAGCAGCGCCTTCATTTCCGTCGATACGCGCTTCGGTCCCGTGTATGTGGCCTCGGGCGCATCGAAGGGCGGCGAGAGCACCTTCTATCTGTTCCTGGGACCGGTCTGGTAA
- a CDS encoding helix-turn-helix domain-containing protein: MSSPELVLRVLRTQLRAAGITYKVLAERIGMSESSVKRMFGQHDMSLSRLALICKASGIAMEDVLRGAADITPHADTLTLVQEKSLVAHPRLLLVAICCLGHWSLEQVVETYALTQAECIGCLAELDRLGLIELKPLNRYSLRVSNAFHWLADGPVQQYFREHVVADYFSGHFDGAGETLMCIPARLSLSSAQELVQKIRQLAEELARLHQNDRRLAPAERDGFTLLLGFRSWEFAAFTALRRSTASASSTAPGAVYQTGPRNR; encoded by the coding sequence GTGAGTTCACCTGAACTGGTTTTGCGCGTACTGCGCACCCAACTGCGCGCCGCCGGCATCACGTACAAGGTACTGGCCGAACGCATCGGCATGAGCGAATCGAGCGTCAAGCGCATGTTTGGCCAGCACGACATGTCGCTGTCGCGCCTGGCCCTGATCTGCAAGGCTTCGGGCATCGCCATGGAGGACGTGCTGCGCGGCGCGGCCGACATCACGCCGCATGCCGACACGCTCACGCTGGTGCAGGAAAAGTCGCTGGTGGCGCATCCGCGCTTGCTGCTGGTGGCGATCTGCTGCCTCGGCCACTGGAGCCTGGAGCAGGTGGTGGAAACGTATGCGCTGACGCAGGCCGAATGCATCGGCTGCCTGGCCGAGCTGGACCGGCTGGGCTTGATCGAACTCAAGCCGCTGAACCGCTACAGCCTGCGCGTCTCGAACGCCTTCCACTGGCTGGCCGACGGCCCGGTGCAGCAGTACTTCCGCGAACACGTGGTGGCCGATTATTTCAGCGGGCATTTTGACGGTGCCGGCGAAACCCTGATGTGCATTCCGGCGCGCCTGTCGCTGTCGAGTGCGCAGGAGCTGGTGCAAAAGATCCGCCAGCTGGCCGAGGAACTGGCGCGCCTGCACCAGAACGACCGGCGCCTGGCGCCTGCCGAGCGCGACGGTTTTACCCTGCTGCTGGGTTTTCGCTCATGGGAATTTGCCGCCTTCACGGCCCTGCGCCGCAGCACGGCGTCCGCCTCGTCCACCGCGCCAGGCGCCGTTTACCAGACCGGTCCCAGGAACAGATAG
- the gspF gene encoding type II secretion system inner membrane protein GspF, which translates to MPAFRYEAVDAQGATRKGVLNADSPRSARAELRVQGLVPLAVEPIAAQVDAAGVTKRRGFGERLSSTELALFTRQLASLLEAGLPLEQAFSALLEQAERPYLRDLIASIRSEVIGGAAFSDVLARHPRDFAEIYRALVASGEQIGHLSRVLSRLADYIERRNALVQKVKLAFTYPAIVTVVAFSIVIFLLTYVVPQIVSVFANTKQKLPMLTVIMLALSDFVRNYGLVVAVILAGAWFAWRRALQQPALKRRWHTWLLTAPLYGKFERSLNTARFASTLAITTGSGVPILRALDTSRDTLTNVAMQELVQEASGAVREGVSLARALSAQKHFPPMLIHMIRAGEITGELPAMLERAASAQEQDLERRTLTIAGLLEPALILAMGVVVLLIVLAVLMPIIEINQLVR; encoded by the coding sequence ATGCCCGCATTCCGCTATGAAGCCGTCGACGCCCAGGGCGCCACCCGCAAGGGCGTGCTCAATGCCGACAGTCCCCGTTCCGCGCGCGCCGAGCTGCGCGTGCAAGGCCTGGTGCCGCTGGCCGTCGAGCCGATCGCCGCGCAGGTCGATGCCGCCGGCGTCACCAAACGGCGCGGCTTCGGCGAGCGCCTGTCCAGCACCGAGCTGGCCCTGTTTACGCGCCAGCTGGCCAGTTTGCTGGAAGCGGGCCTGCCGCTGGAGCAGGCGTTTTCCGCCCTGCTGGAACAGGCCGAGCGGCCGTATTTGCGCGACCTGATCGCCTCGATCCGCTCCGAAGTGATCGGCGGCGCCGCGTTTTCCGACGTGCTGGCGCGCCATCCGCGCGATTTCGCGGAGATTTACCGGGCGCTGGTGGCGTCGGGCGAGCAGATCGGCCATCTGTCGCGCGTGCTGTCGCGCCTGGCCGACTACATCGAGCGGCGCAACGCGCTGGTACAGAAGGTCAAGCTGGCCTTTACGTATCCGGCCATCGTCACGGTGGTGGCGTTTTCCATCGTGATCTTCCTGCTCACCTATGTGGTGCCGCAGATCGTTTCCGTATTCGCCAATACCAAGCAAAAGCTGCCCATGCTCACCGTGATCATGTTGGCGCTGTCGGACTTCGTGCGCAACTATGGCCTCGTCGTGGCCGTGATCCTGGCTGGCGCCTGGTTTGCCTGGCGCCGCGCGCTGCAGCAGCCGGCCCTGAAACGGCGCTGGCATACCTGGCTGCTGACGGCGCCCCTGTACGGCAAATTCGAGCGCAGCCTGAACACGGCGCGCTTTGCCAGCACCCTGGCCATCACCACGGGTTCCGGCGTGCCGATCCTGCGCGCGCTCGACACCAGCCGCGACACGCTCACCAACGTGGCGATGCAGGAACTGGTGCAGGAAGCCAGCGGCGCCGTGCGCGAGGGCGTGAGCCTGGCGCGCGCGCTGTCGGCGCAAAAGCATTTTCCGCCGATGCTGATCCACATGATACGCGCCGGTGAAATCACGGGCGAGCTGCCGGCCATGCTGGAACGCGCCGCCAGCGCGCAGGAACAGGACCTGGAACGCCGCACCCTGACGATTGCCGGCCTGCTGGAGCCGGCACTGATCCTGGCGATGGGCGTGGTGGTGCTGCTGATCGTGCTGGCCGTGCTGATGCCGATTATCGAAATCAATCAGCTCGTAAGATAA
- the gspE gene encoding type II secretion system ATPase GspE, which yields MSNLLPYAYARDFGLLARPGAVDGAPVDVLVAASTAPAAIAEVSRRFGQIQLTVLPRAELDAAIAGAYAGGGGDASQMADEFDADLDLTKLLQDVPAIEDLLESSDDAPVIRMINALLTQALREGASDIHIEPFEQTSVVRFRIDGSLRDVVRPRKAIHGSLISRIKIMAQLDIAEKRLPQDGRITLRVGGKPVDVRVSTLPTGHGERAVLRLLDKEAGRLDLQHLGMSAPMLGQFDGLITQPHGIVLVTGPTGSGKTTTLYAALSMLNATTTNILTVEDPIEYDLAGVGQTQVNPRIDMTFAKALRAILRQDPDVIMIGEIRDLETAQIAVQASLTGHLVLATLHTNDASAAVTRLLDMGIEPFLLSSSLLGVLAQRLVRKLCGPCKTFDGQYWQAVGCEHCGQTGYQGRVGVYELLRTTEQIRAQIHNRASEAEVRTVALQDGMTSMRDDGERWLRDGTTTQAELLRVTKD from the coding sequence ATGAGTAATCTGCTTCCCTACGCCTACGCGCGCGATTTCGGCTTGCTGGCCCGGCCCGGTGCCGTCGACGGCGCACCCGTCGACGTGCTGGTGGCCGCATCGACGGCGCCGGCGGCGATTGCCGAAGTATCGCGCCGTTTCGGCCAGATCCAGTTGACGGTGCTGCCGCGCGCCGAACTCGATGCGGCCATTGCCGGCGCCTACGCGGGCGGCGGCGGCGATGCGTCGCAGATGGCCGATGAATTCGACGCCGACCTGGATTTGACCAAGCTGCTGCAGGACGTGCCGGCCATCGAGGATTTGCTCGAATCGTCCGACGACGCGCCCGTCATCCGCATGATCAACGCGCTGCTGACGCAGGCGCTGCGCGAAGGCGCGTCCGACATCCACATCGAACCGTTCGAGCAGACCTCCGTCGTGCGCTTCCGCATCGACGGCAGCCTGCGCGACGTGGTGCGCCCCCGCAAGGCCATTCACGGTTCGCTGATCTCGCGCATCAAGATCATGGCGCAGCTCGACATCGCGGAAAAGCGCTTGCCGCAGGATGGCCGCATCACCCTGCGCGTGGGCGGAAAACCCGTCGACGTGCGCGTCTCGACCCTGCCTACCGGGCATGGCGAACGGGCCGTGCTGCGTTTGCTGGACAAGGAAGCGGGCCGCCTCGACCTGCAGCACCTGGGCATGAGCGCGCCCATGCTGGGGCAGTTCGATGGCCTGATCACGCAGCCGCACGGCATCGTGCTGGTCACGGGCCCCACCGGCTCGGGCAAGACGACGACCTTGTACGCGGCGCTGTCGATGCTCAACGCCACCACGACGAACATCCTGACGGTGGAAGACCCGATCGAGTACGACCTGGCCGGCGTGGGCCAGACGCAAGTCAATCCGCGCATCGACATGACCTTTGCCAAGGCGCTGCGGGCGATCCTGCGGCAGGACCCGGACGTGATCATGATCGGCGAGATCCGCGACCTGGAAACGGCGCAGATCGCCGTGCAAGCGTCGCTGACGGGCCACCTGGTGCTGGCGACCCTGCACACGAACGACGCTTCGGCCGCCGTCACGCGTTTGCTCGACATGGGCATCGAACCGTTCCTGCTGTCGTCGTCGTTACTTGGCGTGCTGGCGCAGCGCCTGGTGCGCAAACTGTGCGGCCCCTGCAAGACCTTCGACGGGCAATACTGGCAGGCCGTCGGCTGCGAGCATTGCGGCCAGACGGGCTACCAGGGCCGCGTGGGCGTGTATGAGCTGCTGCGCACGACGGAGCAGATCCGCGCGCAGATCCACAACCGCGCATCGGAAGCGGAAGTGCGCACGGTGGCCCTGCAGGATGGCATGACGAGCATGCGCGACGACGGTGAACGCTGGCTGCGCGACGGCACCACCACGCAGGCCGAGTTGCTGCGCGTGACCAAAGACTAG
- a CDS encoding type II secretion system protein N has product MMRLLAWLLAIIVSVCVTLLVFFPAGWVASIVEKQTGGRLTLGDAQGTLWRGSAFIGGAASANGAVTPLLPGRFSWRISPSVLWGSVDVELQNAQALSQAVNLRGSWSHWQVSPAALLLPADGLGGLGAPLNTVAPTGSMRLSWSTLQLALEKQQFSAVGRTTLQMTDMASRLSSLRPLGSYELDFDWQGQQAALTLRSIRGPLLLDGSGSLQQGRMQFSGQAQAAAGYEETLASLLNLLGQRRSNSEKNIIALEFRQ; this is encoded by the coding sequence ATGATGCGCTTGCTTGCCTGGCTGCTGGCCATCATCGTCAGCGTCTGCGTCACCCTGCTGGTATTTTTTCCGGCCGGCTGGGTGGCCAGTATCGTGGAAAAGCAGACGGGCGGACGTTTGACCTTGGGCGATGCGCAAGGTACCCTGTGGCGCGGCTCGGCCTTTATCGGCGGGGCGGCCAGCGCGAATGGCGCCGTGACGCCGCTGCTGCCGGGGCGCTTCAGCTGGCGCATTTCGCCATCCGTGCTGTGGGGATCGGTGGATGTGGAATTGCAGAATGCGCAGGCGCTGTCGCAGGCGGTGAATCTGCGCGGCTCATGGTCGCACTGGCAGGTCAGCCCGGCGGCCCTGCTGCTGCCGGCCGATGGCCTGGGCGGCCTGGGGGCACCTTTGAATACCGTGGCGCCGACGGGGAGCATGCGCCTGTCGTGGAGCACCCTGCAGCTGGCACTGGAAAAACAGCAGTTTTCCGCCGTCGGCCGCACGACCTTGCAAATGACGGACATGGCGTCGCGCCTGTCGTCCTTGCGTCCGCTGGGCAGTTATGAGCTTGATTTCGATTGGCAGGGGCAGCAGGCGGCATTGACCTTGCGCTCCATCAGGGGACCGCTGCTGCTCGACGGCAGCGGCAGCCTGCAACAGGGGCGCATGCAGTTTTCCGGCCAGGCCCAGGCCGCAGCAGGATATGAAGAGACCTTGGCGAGTTTGTTGAATTTGCTGGGACAGCGCCGTAGCAATAGCGAAAAAAACATCATCGCCTTAGAGTTCAGACAATGA
- a CDS encoding type II secretion system protein N, translating to MKRLPQVTSLLAVVALSVSLAYWAMQLFKAPQRPINPPAVPVVQDASVEAGASLFGGQVSVATASNYQLKGVVAAGNGRGSVAIISTDGKPSVALPEGAEVVPGVTVLEVHARHVLLRDGGVSKRIDLVADDKALALPAQVSATPTPAAAPAPVSNLVPPPLPMEQQRPATMMPAPQVSSVPPPN from the coding sequence ATGAAGCGTTTGCCTCAAGTTACAAGTTTGCTCGCCGTCGTGGCGCTGTCCGTGTCGCTGGCCTATTGGGCCATGCAGCTGTTCAAGGCGCCGCAACGTCCCATCAACCCGCCCGCCGTGCCGGTGGTGCAGGATGCCAGCGTGGAGGCGGGCGCTTCGCTGTTTGGCGGCCAGGTCAGCGTGGCCACGGCCAGCAATTACCAGCTCAAGGGCGTGGTCGCCGCCGGCAATGGCCGCGGCAGCGTGGCCATCATCTCGACCGATGGCAAGCCTTCCGTGGCCCTGCCGGAAGGCGCCGAGGTGGTGCCCGGCGTGACGGTGCTGGAAGTGCATGCGCGCCACGTGCTGCTGCGCGATGGCGGCGTGAGCAAGCGCATCGACCTGGTGGCCGATGACAAGGCGCTGGCCTTGCCGGCGCAAGTGTCCGCCACCCCAACGCCGGCCGCGGCCCCTGCGCCGGTCTCGAACCTGGTGCCGCCGCCGCTGCCGATGGAGCAGCAGCGGCCGGCGACCATGATGCCGGCGCCGCAAGTGAGCAGCGTGCCGCCGCCGAATTAA